GATGACAGAAGTATACAATATAAAACTTCACTTGATGTCTCCAGATGCTCCTGATTTCTATAAAggtgaaaaaattttaatgaaagaaATGAGATACACAGAATCAAGTATTAAAGATATACCAAATACTGATGAAATGATAATGGACAGTTTTACTCTGcatcaatttaaaatactGAAGTTCACCTACAACTATCCAACAATTGAAAATGATAACGTTGtagaaaaaatgtattattttggACCAATGAAGGATGATTATAACTTTCCAAATCAGGACATATTATATCTGGCAAATGAAACGTCTATTCAACCAAATTGTACTATTAATGGAATCACATATGGATATTTTGACTCTCTCACCtatgaaaataaaactattaaattaaatgattttaataataatgaaaaggATAATTTTAAACGTTCTGgagattatattattttaaaaaataataaaaccaACATGATATCTTTAATGTGCCGTTATATTACTCTTACTGGAACTGTTACTTTAACtcaaacatttataaaaggaaaaaaagtatttatgggaaaaaatgaaaaaggtgaagatatatataaaattttatcagaAACTGATGGATCagaatatgataaaaaaatggctgataaaaaaaaggaaatggAATCTAtgaaaaaatcttttattgataaattaattgattaTATTGGTATTGGTGGTACATATGGACTTATTGGTGGTATATgtctatttattattattataataataattattattttattatgttatttCAAATCAATTAAACCACGTCTtatcagaaaaaaaattaaaaaaacttNNNNNNNNNNNNNNNNNNNTATTTTGTCAATATAATAGGCAGTTATTGCTCcattaatatctttataacatttaactaattcattattaaataagGAAGTTGTGTCAGtaaatatttcttcaaaACCTTCACATgtctttttataatcatgGCATTGTTCACGATCAGCAACATAATCTCTTTTAACACCAATTTGTGAATATTTTTCTAGTTTTTGTTTTGATATATCATTCCataattcaaatatattgggataagtttttttaattttttttctgataAGATGTGGTTTAATTGATTTGAAATAAcatagtaaaataataattattattattattaaaataaataaagatataccACCAATAAGTCCATATGTACCACCAATACCAATAtaatcaattaatttatcaataaaagattttttcaTAGATTccatttccttttttttatcagccatttttttttcatattctgATCCATCAGTTtctgataaaattttatatatatcttcacctttttcattttttcccataaatactttttttccttttataaatgtttgaGTTAAAGTAACAGTTCCAGTAAGAGTAATATAACGGCACATTAAAGATATCAtgtttgttttattattttttaaaataatataatctcCTGAACGTTTAAAATTATccttttcattattattaaaatcatttaatttaatagttttattttcataagtGAGAGAATCAAAATATCCATATGTGATTCCATTAATGGTACAATTTGGTTGAATAGACGTTTCATTTGCCAGATATAATATGTCCTGATTTGGAAAGTTATAATCATCTTTCATTGGtccaaaataatatattttttctacaaCGTTATCATTTTCAATTGTTGGATAGTTGTAACTAAACTTCagtattttaaattgatgTAGTGTAAAACtgatttatatattacaaaattatatgatgTTATTTCTTCATATTCAGGCAATAATATTACACTTATTCATTCATCAAAACAACCTGATTCACGTTCATATATTTACCTATACTTTTCTTGTGTCTATGAAGTTATGAAAGAAAAGAAAACTATAAGTAATCCTATGgaaattattaaagatactcgtgaatatttttatggtGGTAGTATTTCTGCTATTGAATATgcatttattatcaaatcaCTTATGCCATattttatggaaaaaaatatgCTTCTTGATTTAATTAACCATGGTTTAGAATTTAATGagcaatataaaaaatataaatacaaGTATGATTCACGTATTATTTATAAGGatgaaaaagttaaatattttatcagaTTTGTTAATATGATTGATCGTGGAAAATTAAGATAtctttatgataaatttatcataacaaaaaaaattgataaaaaatatattaccaAAAAATGTTCCCGTTTTTATGCTATACTTCAAACTCCTAATAAAACCAAAATACGTCATCCAGAATTACCATGTTATGATAAGCATTCAATAAATATTGGTGGAAAAGAATGTAAGCATATTGATAGATTTATTAATGCTAATGAAATGATCTACAAATATGGTAATGgtaaagaaagaaaaattatcatgTGTCAGGTATgcttatatttatttttaaacttttatttatttctttttttttctaggcACCTGTAAGAGCAACTGTTGATGATACATTTGATATGTTTTATAGATATCGTGTTAAAGTTGTTATTTTACTTGTAAGTAAAGAAGAAATTGATGTTTTAGATAAATGTCATTTCAAATCATATCCTGATATCAATAAATTTGTTCAATCAGCTAATTATGTTCTTATAAATAGAACTactattattgataaaaatagttgCTTCTTTGAACATGATTGTGAGCTTCAACATATAGCCACGAAAAAAACATTACttctaaaattaattcaATATATGGATTGGCCTAATAAAAGTAagttttaacatttaattatattttattatttatatatttttttagatataccTGTTGATAGAAAAACACTATATGGATTATATAAAAGAGCTGTtgaaatatgtaaaaatgaCTATTTGGTAATACAGTGTAGTTCAGGTGTTGGAAGATCTGGTACACTTGCAATGATCATCCACATGATTGATACAATCGACAAGGAAAACCCATTTGATCCCTTCAAAAGTTTGGACTTCATAAGACAACATCGTTATAAAGGAGTCCAAACTATAAGTCAATTTTTCCTTGCTCTTTGTATTCTTTATCAACATTTTGAAGATGACATTAaatttgttgataaaaaattatatgaccAATTTATGGAATTGGCACAAATTGTCTTTGATGGAGAAAAATTAAGCTACTGTTGAATTAATTAACTTTGTAGTGTGATTAATGAGTAATAATCTATAGAATAGTTATGATatgaatttaaataatatttttattttcttatcattacaataatactatatttcttttaaatatataataattttaattaaaccATTCAAATAATATCATAATCTATCTTATGTATGAAAATAAACCGTATTTGTACGTTtctttgttattattattaatttttatatgaaattaATTAGAAATTATAACTTATATCACATGCTAGTTTtcttaaaaacatttttttttcaatattagtATTTAAATTACCATTATCACTATTACATTTATTACTACagtgaaaaataattaaagataCTTTAATAGAAAGATATAGAAAGTACATTAGTTATAATGACTTACACTTTATATTCTTCTAAAATACACCAATTCCCTTTCTTCAATCTTCAAAATGAATCTAATTAGAAACCATCTTATTCCTTAAATCAAAACAAATATTGGTAGCATATAACAccttattatataatattataattaacaaaaataataattattatttaagttaaaagataataaagttttttttgttattttaattttatttaatttatatgttaaaGTACTTTATAAAGATAACATTTTTCCTATTATCAATGTTAACAATGTAATTCagtaattatttctttttaaaattttatagttttcACAGTTTGTAATGATAATATCTCTACTGAATCTATTGAATAAAAACATTTGGgaagaaaagaaatataGTGTTGAAAATTTTGTTGAATAAATTTGAAATCACTGATAAATCACATTTGACGGAAACATTATATTAAACGTTTTTATTTCCTATAACTGAACAAaacaaaattgtttttaattacattgttaataaactttttttacttctgaaaattattatacattacttgaaatttatatatattcattttgtCAAAATAAACCTATTCCTTATCATtgatctaaatttttttataacaaatatatttcacATATTGAAAAAACATTCTACGATTTACTCAAAGTTGAAGTTTACTCTTTACgctaataatattaattatatgtttataaatgtaaacaactttttgtaattttaatctttattGAAGCATTCTTACAGCTcgaatttttaaattcagaAATCTTTCATATTTCACATTACATATCAATACAATTGTTTAGTTTGAAtctgaaaaaaattattttacttattatATGATTCTTAAAATATCTAACAAAATTTCAACtttgaaaaaagaaatatttatattatgaaaaaaaaattttacttttaatcaACTTAAATTGcttttatacaaataaacaatatagtattacttttaactgatatctttttttatatttattcattaataCATAAGCATTACTcattacaatataataatgattatttatttataccaaaaaatctaagaattcaaaaaaaagattttctACCATTCtgtgtatttaaaaatattttataccaGATACATGCACAACTTTacaataaactttatttttttatcttttagtATCATTTCTAATGATTTGACAAATAAACCTTATTAGCACAACCCCGAAACTATTTCTACAATTATATGATATAACTTTATTCCGagatatgaaaaaattttgtaacaataattatttaaaaatattttccacTCTTCACTATATCTTTCTTCAGACTAGAGATTAAAACAAAGTTAGTTTTAGGATTCAACTATCAATTAACATcctttattttcatatattttagttataaGTCACGTTCTTGAAACTTTTACATGTTacatttaacattatattcTGCGTTCAAAAAGAGATACAAAAAGATAACTTTAAGTTGACTTCTTACAAAAcaaatgatttattatagtttttattttgatattttcaATTGTATCATTCAACAcattaattttcaaaaatatccTTTTACTTCTACAACTAACTTCTTTGATTCATCACAACttcttaatatttgttttggTATACATTCTTCACTATAATCAAATTTCACTCAAAACGAAAATGTCAACTGTAGTTGACAATGTCTTAgctgaataaaaatttgcgACTTTGTCAACTACAGTTGACATTTTCGTTTTGAGTGTTCGTTATTATCAGAAGTTTTTAATTgactataattttatttttaaattctaaaaaaaaactttttttttatctcttATGTTTGActtttaaattgaaaatatatttaaatcatttgtgattctttttttataaaaaaaaaagttatttctagaccaatattttaagatatacctattttttctgttaatattgttattttaataaaaaaacttatttatttatatcttatttttttaattaaaatgaaacaataaaaaattttattcttttcaTATCTGAAAAATAACTTATATCCTTATtgaaatcattaaaattttaaataaattcaaAGAAAGAACAAATGTAGCAAAAAAAGCAAAACATCTAATagaatttttcaaataaatttcatcACTCTTTTTAtcgaaaaattaaaaaacttaaGAATGTATATTTTGAGAAATAATTAAAGTCTTTTGGTAAAAACGTTTTGaagcttttttttaatcaacgATTAGAAGAACATCTAAtggttaaaaaattttataatctaAAGTTTGAGAAATTTATAACAGAATAGGTAttcaaaaaagataaattaaacgttaccaaaaaaattgaataaaaaacaaacaatTAATCGTTTtgaagtttaattttttataactattttcaattaattatgtttgatttttaatataaaaatataacctatgataaaaatttaaattaaatatgatattaaaattacttaaaataaataagacTTTACTCATAGATTTTAGAAAACTCTTTTTTATCACACTATATTCTTCTATCTTTCTTCTATCATTTTCAGTAAttcaagtttttttttctaaaacaataaaataaattatttatacatttaaaataatctaatgaatataataacttttattagaaaataattaatttttagttaatttaCATGTATTtggaatatttataaaaattaataattcattttatattttaagataacagactaatatatttttataaagttataattattatttttctttttcaaatttgttaaataaaaaaaaatgattctttattttttaattttttgataataactataaaaatctaatattaaaaaaaaatttattaaaatatagttaaacaaaaaaaaaacattacaCCCGTGATGAGGATTTATTTAATCCTCTCTCACAATCATTTAATTCATCtgtatattgataaatacatatataacaATCAGCAagtaatctttttaataataaatcattatcATATTGTAATGGTTGTGATGATGATTGTGGTtgttgtaataatatttcatgtaattttttaaaacctTCATCTGTTAACCATTTAGATAAATTTGGCACTTCTTTTACAGTAGGCACATTATAACCTTCAGATAAACCTTCACGATCTGCCATTGAATCAAAAAATACCCATCGATCATTTTCAGGTGTTATTGAATTAACATTACAATTTACAAATGATACATAATGTGATGTTTCAATACATAATACAgctgataattttaataaaatttttttacatccTAATATATCTTTTGTAATAACATCACATGGTACATGTGTATTTgaattaatatcattatgtCCTTCTTTAAAACATCTTGTACAATAAAAtacatcttttaaataacattcttttgttaaaaaacaTTCAGGACATTTTTTTGTTGCTGGATATCTTTTACATAATCTacatatttttgtatttgtATATACTACATTTGAAATATCTAATATCATTGTTGGtacaattttttcaaatatttttatttcaccACTTCTTGgtaattgtattattaaaagattagGAATTTCAGCTAATTCAATTGTTGATGAAAATATTGAAcgatcaaataaatattgtaaattcattaattttctttgttGTAATGTCCATGAATCATCTGCTATTAATGGacaaaaaaatgtatcatGAATTTTACCATCATTTATATTACGTAATCTTAATAATggctttattttaaatactttttcaaataatgcATTCATAAATTCTTCTGGATCTTTTTCATTTGATGTCATACCTAtttcatcatttaaaattttacctaataatattcttaattttaatacatgATCAGCTCTaacaaaatgaaattttCTTAATGGATAAactatttcattttttaaaattttttgtatttcattaaattcttttatatcatcatatgtcttttttttttctaatattaatttatcaaattctGTTGATTGTAAAAACATTGAATATAATGTTGCATCTAAATAACAACTATTATTATGTCCTTGTATACCCTTAAATCTTCCTATTAATGaatcataatttttagatGGTTGTGATGGTTTTTCTTCTATACCACTATCTATATtaccaaaattttttattgatgatgaattactaattattatttgttgttgttgttgttgttcaTTTTGAAATGTTTCATTATATGATGGTGGTGGACCATATGGTTCTCCTGAACATATTAATGATGatgttttaattatatcatctttattattactaatattattatcatattttaattttctttttaattctatatcattaataatttcttttcctctattcattattatttttctttcatcatttatttttttttgatattcaTAATCAGACATTTTCCAACAAGTTTTTGAATGTACAAATGCTGCTTTACCATCATCACAATGAAAATAACGTTTCCCATTTAATTCACCATTCCCAAAACCaatatcatcatcatcacaTTGTAtaccaataaaattatctaaaCTAGGTGATGATAATAATCCATAATATTTTACTGTACCAAAATGTTTACCACCTTCTTCAtcacaaaatattattctttcTGTTAAATCAAATGATCCACGAGAATAATcactaataatatttgatgaAATATATGGTATTATTTTACTACCAATTTTTGTATGtgattttgattttattaaatctattcctttatttatacttttaccTATAGCTTTACGAAATGAAtgatcttcttttttttttataattgatgTTCCATTTTGtaatgatttattattaccattattataatattgttgtGATATACCATCATATGTTATTGAAGGTGTTATCATATCATTTGAATTTCctaaattgttataattaccatacaaaatttttggttgatattttatttgtgaAAATTGCATACTATTTGATCCTGCTATCATATTATTTGGATATctgattatattaaaaaaaaaaaatttttttcataaatacaataaaaagtaattataaaaatacctATCATAATTTGAATATTGTGGATTTCTTAATGCACTTTGACTAGATGCTCTTTGTCTTATTTGTATTCTATCACCatttcttataatattaGGAGATATATTTGATATACCATAATTAGAATATATCTTTTCTGGTCCCAAAAATATAGGTTGTCTTGATTCATTTGTTGCAAAAAATTGTGAATTTCCATAAGCATTTTTATACATACTACTactctaaaaataaaaaaaataaaataaaatattttattaaattgtctctttttttttaaaaaaaaaaatattcactgaaatattttttaataatattaacaacaataaa
This Strongyloides ratti genome assembly S_ratti_ED321, chromosome : 2 DNA region includes the following protein-coding sequences:
- a CDS encoding Protein-tyrosine phosphatase, receptor/non-receptor type domain and Protein-tyrosine/Dual specificity phosphatase domain and Protein-tyrosine phosphatase, catalytic domain-containing protein, whose product is MKEKKTISNPMEIIKDTREYFYGGSISAIEYAFIIKSLMPYFMEKNMLLDLINHGLEFNEQYKKYKYKYDSRIIYKDEKVKYFIRFVNMIDRGKLRYLYDKFIITKKIDKKYITKKCSRFYAILQTPNKTKIRHPELPCYDKHSINIGGKECKHIDRFINANEMIYKYGNGKERKIIMCQAPVRATVDDTFDMFYRYRVKVVILLVSKEEIDVLDKCHFKSYPDINKFVQSANYVLINRTTIIDKNSCFFEHDCELQHIATKKTLLLKLIQYMDWPNKNIPVDRKTLYGLYKRAVEICKNDYLVIQCSSGVGRSGTLAMIIHMIDTIDKENPFDPFKSLDFIRQHRYKGVQTISQFFLALCILYQHFEDDIKFVDKKLYDQFMELAQIVFDGEKLSYC
- a CDS encoding CAP Gly-rich domain-containing protein, with the translated sequence MNEEVILLHYMRSEDHNFKEMLPSYIDHGNCNISYENNTYNSTITYDKCYIIKENIDGFTYDSSTMEIQNYCMILGGTILQDVSPRLLIDILNKYHAYLRSYHNKSLGKIVIKKNLDNIDEYGVIDMENDKTIPLNNTEAEILKSVSNLNDRLKIFFNRERMDFLQDLIIGSECIVEIKNKLYPAKIESILQKNLNSGILFQVSIESSSMYKNAYGNSQFFATNESRQPIFLGPEKIYSNYGISNISPNIIRNGDRIQIRQRASSQSALRNPQYSNYDRYPNNMIAGSNSMQFSQIKYQPKILYGNYNNLGNSNDMITPSITYDGISQQYYNNGNNKSLQNGTSIIKKKEDHSFRKAIGKSINKGIDLIKSKSHTKIGSKIIPYISSNIISDYSRGSFDLTERIIFCDEEGGKHFGTVKYYGLLSSPSLDNFIGIQCDDDDIGFGNGELNGKRYFHCDDGKAAFVHSKTCWKMSDYEYQKKINDERKIIMNRGKEIINDIELKRKLKYDNNISNNKDDIIKTSSLICSGEPYGPPPSYNETFQNEQQQQQQIIISNSSSIKNFGNIDSGIEEKPSQPSKNYDSLIGRFKGIQGHNNSCYLDATLYSMFLQSTEFDKLILEKKKTYDDIKEFNEIQKILKNEIVYPLRKFHFVRADHVLKLRILLGKILNDEIGMTSNEKDPEEFMNALFEKVFKIKPLLRLRNINDGKIHDTFFCPLIADDSWTLQQRKLMNLQYLFDRSIFSSTIELAEIPNLLIIQLPRSGEIKIFEKIVPTMILDISNVVYTNTKICRLCKRYPATKKCPECFLTKECYLKDVFYCTRCFKEGHNDINSNTHVPCDVITKDILGCKKILLKLSAVLCIETSHYVSFVNCNVNSITPENDRWVFFDSMADREGLSEGYNVPTVKEVPNLSKWLTDEGFKKLHEILLQQPQSSSQPLQYDNDLLLKRLLADCYICIYQYTDELNDCERGLNKSSSRV